The Collimonas fungivorans Ter331 genome has a segment encoding these proteins:
- the cobA gene encoding uroporphyrinogen-III C-methyltransferase: MKAQGKVMLVGAGPGDPDLLTLKAVKAIGQADVLLVDDLVNPEVLMHAQDRARVIHVGKRGGCQSASQEFIERLMVLEAQAGHCVVRLKGGDPYLFGRGGEERAHLRRHGVTVEVVPGITSGMAAAASIGISATHRDHSQGVIFVTGHGKSEGAQPNWKALVAADMTLVVYMGVARCAQLQRSLLEAGMAGAMPVAVIQSATLPAQAQLLTSLARLPQALHDSGLGSPSIIVIGEVVRCADAFAEVCAGVCADLGQENLQRAVG; the protein is encoded by the coding sequence ATGAAAGCGCAAGGCAAAGTGATGCTGGTCGGCGCCGGCCCTGGCGATCCCGATCTGCTGACGCTGAAGGCAGTCAAGGCCATCGGACAAGCCGATGTGCTGCTGGTGGACGACCTGGTCAATCCCGAGGTGCTGATGCATGCGCAAGACCGCGCCAGAGTGATCCATGTCGGCAAGCGCGGCGGTTGCCAGTCGGCCTCGCAGGAATTCATCGAGCGCCTGATGGTGCTGGAAGCGCAGGCGGGGCATTGCGTGGTGCGCCTGAAAGGCGGCGATCCTTATCTGTTCGGGCGCGGCGGCGAAGAGCGAGCGCATCTGCGCCGGCACGGCGTGACGGTCGAAGTGGTGCCGGGCATTACCAGCGGCATGGCGGCCGCAGCCAGCATCGGCATTTCAGCTACCCACCGTGACCATAGCCAGGGCGTGATTTTCGTGACCGGCCATGGCAAGAGCGAGGGCGCGCAGCCAAACTGGAAAGCGCTGGTGGCGGCCGATATGACGCTGGTGGTATACATGGGCGTGGCCCGCTGTGCGCAATTGCAGCGCAGCCTGCTGGAGGCAGGCATGGCCGGCGCCATGCCGGTGGCGGTGATCCAGTCGGCGACCTTGCCGGCGCAGGCGCAGCTGCTGACCAGTCTCGCCCGGCTGCCGCAGGCCTTGCATGATAGCGGCCTTGGCAGCCCCAGCATTATCGTCATCGGCGAAGTAGTGCGTTGCGCCGATGCGTTCGCCGAGGTTTGCGCCGGGGTTTGCGCCGATCTCGGCCAGGAGAATTTGCAGCGGGCTGTGGGCTGA
- a CDS encoding ABC transporter ATP-binding protein translates to MEQRDAKFIDIHQAEMVFSTSKGQFHALRDINLTVRKGEFVTLIGHSGCGKSTLLNLIAGLLLPSEGVLICAGREIGGPSPERAVVFQNHSLLPWLTCHENIYLGVERVFAATENKSALKERAKAALAMVGLTAAGQKRPHEISGGMKQRVGIARALAMEPKVLLMDEPFGALDALTRAHLQDELLKIVAKTGSTVVMVTHDVDEAVLLSDRIVMMTNGPAATIGDIVQVRLARPRERVALAQDPLYAEYRTSVLEFLYRKQAHPVAQAA, encoded by the coding sequence ATGGAACAACGCGACGCCAAATTCATCGATATCCACCAGGCTGAAATGGTGTTCAGCACCAGCAAAGGTCAGTTTCACGCCCTGCGCGATATCAACCTGACCGTGCGCAAGGGCGAGTTCGTGACCCTGATCGGCCATTCGGGCTGCGGCAAATCGACCCTGCTGAACCTGATCGCCGGTTTGCTGCTGCCGAGCGAGGGCGTACTGATTTGCGCCGGCCGTGAAATCGGCGGGCCGTCGCCGGAACGAGCGGTGGTGTTCCAGAACCATTCGCTGCTGCCCTGGTTGACCTGCCACGAGAATATCTATCTCGGCGTCGAGCGCGTGTTTGCCGCGACCGAGAACAAAAGCGCCTTGAAGGAGCGCGCCAAGGCCGCATTGGCGATGGTCGGGCTGACGGCGGCCGGGCAGAAACGTCCGCATGAAATTTCCGGCGGCATGAAACAGCGGGTCGGCATCGCCCGCGCTTTGGCGATGGAGCCCAAGGTGTTGCTGATGGATGAACCGTTCGGCGCGCTGGACGCCTTGACCCGCGCCCACCTGCAGGATGAGTTGCTGAAGATCGTCGCCAAGACCGGATCGACGGTGGTGATGGTGACCCACGATGTCGACGAAGCCGTGCTGCTGTCCGACCGCATCGTGATGATGACCAACGGTCCGGCCGCGACCATCGGCGACATCGTGCAGGTGCGGCTGGCGCGGCCGCGCGAACGGGTGGCGCTGGCGCAGGACCCTTTGTATGCCGAGTACCGCACGTCGGTGCTGGAATTCCTGTACCGCAAACAGGCGCATCCGGTAGCGCAAGCGGCGTGA
- the ntrB gene encoding nitrate ABC transporter permease gives MPSWLMQIIAPLLGLAFLVLVWQIIAMNNSQFPTPLLTLQEALKLFADPFYRTSPNDQGIGWNILASLQRVGVGFGLAALVGIPLGFMIGRFRFLSSMFGPIISLLKPVSPLAWLPIGLLVFKSANPAAIWSIFICSIWPMIINTAVGVQRVPQDYMNVARVLNLSEWKIITKILFPSVLPYMLTGVRLAIGTAWLVIVAAEMLTGGVGIGFWVWDEWNNLNVPHIIIAIVVIGVVGLLLEQLLVALAKAFTYEQVAN, from the coding sequence ATGCCGTCCTGGCTGATGCAGATCATCGCGCCGCTGCTCGGCCTGGCGTTCCTGGTGCTGGTCTGGCAGATCATCGCGATGAACAACAGCCAGTTCCCGACGCCGCTGCTGACCTTGCAGGAAGCACTCAAGCTGTTTGCCGATCCGTTCTACCGCACCAGCCCCAACGACCAGGGCATAGGCTGGAATATCCTGGCTTCGCTGCAACGGGTCGGCGTCGGCTTCGGCCTGGCGGCGCTGGTCGGGATTCCGCTGGGCTTCATGATCGGCCGCTTCAGATTCCTGTCCAGCATGTTCGGTCCCATCATCAGCTTGCTGAAGCCGGTATCGCCGCTGGCCTGGCTGCCGATCGGCCTGCTGGTGTTCAAGTCGGCCAACCCGGCGGCAATCTGGTCGATCTTCATCTGCTCGATCTGGCCGATGATCATCAACACTGCCGTCGGCGTGCAGCGGGTGCCGCAGGATTACATGAACGTGGCGCGCGTGCTCAACCTGTCGGAATGGAAAATCATCACCAAGATCCTGTTCCCTTCAGTATTGCCGTACATGCTGACCGGCGTGCGGCTGGCGATCGGCACCGCCTGGCTGGTGATCGTCGCCGCCGAAATGCTGACCGGCGGCGTCGGCATCGGTTTCTGGGTCTGGGATGAATGGAACAATCTGAACGTGCCGCACATCATAATCGCGATCGTGGTGATCGGCGTGGTCGGCCTGCTGCTGGAGCAATTGCTGGTGGCGCTGGCCAAGGCGTTTACCTATGAACAGGTAGCGAACTAA
- a CDS encoding CmpA/NrtA family ABC transporter substrate-binding protein, with amino-acid sequence MEPSNALQLDPLGTEHAPNTLVDGKRRQLLQTATLAAGASMLGLSSTATGAWAAGSDKPEKTEIKIGFIPLTDCASVVMASLLGFDKKYGIKIVLSKEASWAGVRDKLANGELDAAHVLSGLIYGVQMGIGGQKKDMAILMGLNNNGQAITLSKKLADKGAVDGPSLAKLMASDKREYTFAQTFPTGTHAMWLYYWLAANGVNPLKDAKVITVPPPQMVANMRVGNMDGFCVGEPWGHRAIVDGVGITAITTQEIWKDHPEKVLGTTAEFAAKNPNTCRALIAAVLEAGKWIDASLANKNKMAEAIADKSYVNTSKDVIDQRIMGRYQNGLGKTWDDPNYMKFYNDGLVNFPYLSDGMWFMTQHRRWGLLKTDPDYLAVAKSVSQIALYKDAAAMTNTPVPKDALRTSKLMDGTVWDGKNPAAYAASFKIHA; translated from the coding sequence ATGGAACCAAGCAATGCACTGCAGCTAGACCCCCTGGGCACCGAGCATGCGCCGAACACGCTTGTCGACGGCAAGCGCCGTCAACTATTACAAACCGCGACCCTCGCGGCAGGAGCCAGCATGTTGGGATTATCTAGCACGGCAACCGGAGCCTGGGCCGCGGGCTCGGACAAGCCGGAAAAGACCGAGATCAAGATCGGCTTCATTCCGCTGACCGATTGCGCATCGGTGGTGATGGCGTCGCTGCTCGGTTTCGACAAGAAATACGGCATCAAGATCGTGCTCAGCAAGGAAGCTTCATGGGCCGGCGTGCGCGACAAGCTGGCCAACGGCGAGCTGGATGCCGCGCATGTGCTGTCGGGCCTGATCTACGGCGTGCAGATGGGTATAGGCGGCCAGAAGAAAGACATGGCGATCCTGATGGGGCTCAACAATAACGGCCAGGCCATCACGCTGTCGAAGAAGCTGGCCGACAAGGGCGCTGTCGACGGCCCCTCGCTGGCCAAGCTGATGGCCAGCGACAAGCGCGAATACACCTTCGCCCAGACTTTCCCGACCGGCACCCACGCCATGTGGCTGTACTACTGGCTGGCCGCCAACGGCGTCAATCCGCTCAAGGACGCCAAGGTGATCACGGTGCCGCCGCCGCAGATGGTAGCCAACATGCGGGTCGGCAACATGGATGGTTTCTGCGTCGGCGAGCCTTGGGGCCACCGGGCGATTGTCGACGGCGTCGGCATTACCGCCATCACCACCCAGGAAATCTGGAAAGACCATCCGGAAAAAGTGCTGGGCACCACCGCCGAGTTCGCCGCCAAGAATCCGAACACTTGCCGTGCCCTGATCGCCGCCGTGCTGGAAGCGGGCAAATGGATAGATGCGTCGCTCGCCAACAAGAACAAGATGGCCGAGGCGATCGCTGACAAATCGTATGTCAATACCAGCAAGGACGTGATCGACCAGCGCATCATGGGGCGCTACCAGAACGGCCTCGGCAAGACCTGGGACGATCCGAACTACATGAAGTTCTACAACGACGGCCTGGTCAATTTCCCTTACCTGTCGGACGGCATGTGGTTCATGACGCAGCATCGGCGCTGGGGTTTGCTGAAAACCGATCCAGACTACCTGGCGGTAGCCAAGTCGGTCAGCCAGATCGCCCTCTACAAGGATGCCGCAGCGATGACTAACACGCCGGTACCGAAAGACGCGCTGCGGACCTCGAAACTGATGGATGGCACGGTATGGGACGGCAAGAATCCAGCCGCTTATGCCGCATCCTTCAAGATCCACGCATAG